From Acidimicrobiales bacterium, the proteins below share one genomic window:
- a CDS encoding glycosyltransferase family 2 protein: MTTLLNDVAGSPVLSVALAFLALYPIAMAVVWVVTSVMYAFRREVGDDGSFAAIPDDRLLSVSIIVPAYEEELVLDATLEALHDLDYPDYEVLVVDDASRDRTSDIARAHVARDPRFRLLRKEINEGKAMAMNDAMPLTSGEVIVIVDADARLHRGALRPIVAHFVRLPRVGAVTGNPRVVNRLNLLTELQTLEFTSIVSILRRAQVVWGRILTVSGVISAFRRSALEDVGLFDPSMATEDIDVSWRLQRRFYDIRYEPRALIDMAVPTTWKGLWRQRRRWSTGLVQVLRRHRGVVAHWRNRRHWPVFIETCLSVLWAHTFVVLLGVLGPVPGKRPSRPGGLPIPQRLGHVDLDPVPRTAGDGRLARSPVRPLRGQGTAGGAPLPVGLLAVLLGRHRSLHHPGAVPPQAQRGVAVAHSARAGTDDVAGAAISGLTGPFVPGQHYGFRRNP, encoded by the coding sequence ATGACCACGCTGCTGAACGACGTCGCCGGCAGCCCGGTCCTCAGCGTGGCTCTTGCGTTCTTGGCCTTGTACCCGATCGCAATGGCGGTCGTGTGGGTGGTCACGTCGGTCATGTACGCGTTTCGTCGTGAGGTCGGTGACGACGGCTCCTTCGCCGCCATTCCCGACGACCGGCTCCTGTCCGTGTCCATCATCGTTCCCGCCTACGAGGAGGAGCTCGTTCTGGACGCCACGCTCGAGGCGCTCCACGACCTCGACTATCCGGACTACGAGGTCCTCGTCGTCGACGACGCCTCCCGTGACCGCACCTCCGACATCGCCCGTGCCCACGTCGCCCGCGACCCGCGATTCCGGCTCCTCCGCAAGGAGATCAACGAGGGCAAGGCGATGGCGATGAACGACGCCATGCCCCTCACCAGCGGCGAGGTGATTGTGATCGTCGATGCCGACGCCCGGCTGCACCGCGGTGCGCTGCGGCCGATCGTCGCCCACTTCGTGCGGCTGCCCCGGGTGGGCGCGGTGACCGGCAACCCCCGCGTCGTGAACCGGCTCAACCTGCTCACCGAGCTCCAGACGCTCGAGTTCACGTCGATCGTGTCCATCCTCCGGCGGGCACAGGTCGTCTGGGGCCGAATCCTCACCGTCTCCGGCGTGATCAGTGCCTTCCGGCGCAGCGCCCTCGAGGACGTCGGCCTCTTCGACCCGTCGATGGCGACCGAGGACATCGACGTCTCGTGGCGCCTGCAACGTCGCTTCTACGACATCCGGTACGAGCCGCGGGCCCTCATCGACATGGCCGTGCCGACCACCTGGAAGGGGCTGTGGCGCCAGCGCCGGCGCTGGTCGACGGGTCTCGTGCAGGTGCTGCGCCGTCACCGCGGTGTAGTGGCCCATTGGCGGAACCGGCGGCATTGGCCGGTGTTCATCGAGACCTGCCTCTCGGTGCTGTGGGCCCATACGTTCGTGGTGCTCCTTGGGGTTCTGGGCCCTGTGCCTGGGAAGCGGCCTTCCCGCCCGGGGGGCCTCCCCATTCCCCAACGGCTGGGGCATGTTGATCTCGACCCTGTGCCTCGGACAGCTGGCGACGGGCGTCTGGCTCGATCACCGGTACGACCGCTCCGTGGTCAGGGCACTGCTGGTGGCGCCCCTCTACCCGTTGGGCTATTGGCTGTTCTCCTCGGTCGTCACCGTTCGCTCCACCATCCCGGAGCTGTTCCGCCCCAAGCGCAGCGAGGTGTCGCAGTGGCGCACAGTGCGCGAGCCGGTACCGACGACGTCGCCGGAGCAGCGATCAGCGGCCTGACCGGCCCTTTTGTACCGGGACAGCATTACGGCTTTCGCCGTAACCCTTGA